In the Desulfitibacter sp. BRH_c19 genome, one interval contains:
- a CDS encoding GntR family transcriptional regulator, with protein MKINTKSSMPLHAQVKEILVKEILSGCYSEKIPSEMELMKRFDVSRSTIRQAINGLVDEGYLEKIHGKGTFLALRPVEEWLGQFRTYREIIENIGMRPSIKLVSKGKTSSPKDVAEVLGQKEFYAIKRIKYANEIPIAIEKVYYPIKIGLELAKYNLNNAATYSLLTSMGINLWEAEQIITSAIPTKEQCQVLGIDTSISVLSIERINYDQEENIVEYEKTVFRSDMYSFRVKLGRTLS; from the coding sequence ATGAAAATCAATACAAAAAGCTCTATGCCATTACATGCCCAGGTTAAAGAAATATTAGTAAAGGAAATACTCAGCGGGTGTTATTCAGAAAAAATTCCAAGTGAAATGGAACTGATGAAGAGATTCGATGTGAGTAGGTCCACGATACGTCAAGCGATTAATGGGCTGGTTGATGAAGGATATTTAGAGAAAATACATGGAAAAGGCACATTTCTTGCCTTACGTCCAGTAGAAGAATGGCTAGGCCAATTTAGAACCTATAGGGAAATTATCGAAAATATTGGCATGAGACCCAGTATCAAATTAGTAAGTAAGGGTAAGACGTCCTCTCCAAAAGATGTGGCAGAAGTACTTGGACAAAAAGAGTTTTATGCAATAAAGAGGATAAAATATGCTAATGAAATACCAATTGCCATTGAAAAGGTATATTATCCTATCAAGATTGGACTAGAGTTAGCAAAGTATAACTTGAATAATGCAGCAACATACAGCCTATTGACCTCAATGGGTATAAATCTATGGGAGGCAGAGCAAATAATAACTAGTGCCATTCCTACTAAAGAACAGTGTCAAGTGCTAGGCATAGATACATCAATTAGTGTACTTTCAATTGAAAGGATTAACTATGATCAAGAGGAAAATATTGTCGAATACGAAAAAACTGTATTCAGGTCGGATATGTACTC